Proteins found in one Limnothrix sp. FACHB-406 genomic segment:
- a CDS encoding FeoA family protein: MNALSTIRSSDPHWIAHLETQDDAMLRKLTALGILPGNQIAIEQRFPSYIVSIGRTRAALDRETVQCIFVTREQHPTAI, from the coding sequence ATGAATGCGTTGTCCACGATTCGATCGAGCGATCCCCATTGGATTGCCCATTTGGAAACCCAGGATGATGCCATGCTCCGCAAGCTCACGGCGCTGGGCATTTTGCCGGGAAATCAAATTGCGATCGAGCAGCGGTTTCCGTCCTATATCGTCAGCATTGGTCGCACCCGAGCCGCCCTCGATCGGGAAACGGTGCAATGCATTTTTGTGACTCGGGAACAACATCCAACCGCCATTTAA
- a CDS encoding NAD(P)-dependent oxidoreductase encodes MGPILITGASGCVGHYLVDRLLQLTDRPLWLLVRSPQKLQFDWQNHPQIEVLAGDLRELDRFVDRLKQVQTAILAATCWGGPETFAVNVGQNQALMDGLDPDRCDQILYFSTASVLGRDGHLLSEALQLGTDYIRSKAECTQQLTDRPLADRITAIYPTIVLGGDRDKPYSEPTKGLPEALRYISLIRRLKVDGSFHFVHAADIARVVAHLALNPPSEPGPRHFVLGQPALTANELVDIASTVLKGRPARLKIPLSVGLADRLIDWFNIQMGPWDRFCMAYRHFTYDQIWSPASFGLETAYPTLADILRQYGRPEVSGAKR; translated from the coding sequence ATGGGGCCGATTTTGATCACGGGGGCGAGCGGCTGTGTGGGCCACTATTTGGTCGATCGCCTGTTGCAATTGACCGATCGCCCCCTGTGGTTGTTGGTGCGCAGTCCCCAAAAATTGCAATTTGATTGGCAAAATCACCCGCAAATTGAGGTGCTGGCGGGCGATTTGCGCGAGCTTGATCGCTTTGTCGATCGCCTGAAGCAGGTGCAAACGGCGATCCTGGCGGCGACTTGTTGGGGCGGGCCGGAAACCTTTGCGGTGAACGTGGGTCAAAACCAAGCGCTGATGGATGGGCTGGATCCCGATCGCTGCGATCAGATTCTGTATTTCTCCACGGCCAGCGTCTTGGGGCGGGATGGGCATTTGCTTTCGGAAGCCCTGCAACTCGGCACGGACTACATTCGCAGCAAGGCCGAATGCACCCAGCAATTGACCGATCGCCCGCTAGCCGATCGCATCACCGCCATCTATCCGACGATCGTCTTGGGGGGCGATCGCGATAAACCCTACTCAGAACCCACCAAAGGCCTGCCGGAAGCCCTGCGCTACATCAGCTTGATCCGGCGGCTGAAGGTGGATGGCAGCTTTCACTTTGTCCATGCGGCGGATATTGCCCGGGTGGTGGCCCACTTGGCCCTCAATCCACCGTCGGAACCCGGGCCGCGCCATTTTGTGTTGGGTCAGCCGGCCCTGACCGCTAATGAATTGGTGGATATTGCTTCCACGGTGCTGAAGGGGCGACCAGCGCGGCTGAAAATTCCCCTGTCGGTGGGCTTGGCCGATCGGCTAATTGACTGGTTCAACATCCAGATGGGCCCCTGGGATCGGTTCTGCATGGCCTACCGGCACTTTACCTATGACCAAATTTGGTCGCCGGCCAGCTTTGGCCTGGAAACGGCCTATCCCACCCTGGCGGACATTTTGCGCCAGTACGGCCGGCCAGAAGTCAGCGGAGCCAAGCGGTAA
- a CDS encoding peptidoglycan-binding protein, with amino-acid sequence MKYRGLAYQRPAPSIAQDNPDRPSMSPSRVSDSVTIGPYLGKYRGCEFVLQAGRSMLAAGLAAWPWPRSVVLKYRGLAYGPGADRPLPPDATPTSAQPNATHSANHAVDRLAKTISRDRQATPARPLPADPWPQGQAPPSRSTLYPGQRGDRVAVLQAALQRQGLLRAPYQPGYYGPLTDRAVRKLQRAWGVPITGIADARVWRWVEGNPQRPSPPPRPTVAPIRPDQPLQTGDRGPWVAELQARLRCRGYFDHRITGHFDATTATALHQFQGDRGLAPTGQADATTWAALAQRNPATNTTARSIALHPQPLG; translated from the coding sequence TTGAAATATCGCGGTCTGGCCTATCAACGCCCGGCCCCCAGCATTGCCCAGGACAATCCCGATCGCCCCTCGATGTCCCCATCCAGGGTCAGCGATTCCGTGACGATCGGCCCATATCTCGGCAAATACCGGGGCTGTGAGTTTGTGCTGCAAGCGGGGCGATCGATGCTGGCGGCAGGGTTGGCGGCTTGGCCCTGGCCCCGATCGGTGGTGTTGAAATATCGCGGCTTGGCCTACGGGCCCGGCGCAGATCGCCCCTTGCCGCCGGACGCAACACCCACCAGCGCCCAGCCCAACGCCACCCACAGCGCCAATCACGCCGTTGATCGCCTGGCCAAAACCATTAGCCGCGATCGCCAAGCAACTCCCGCGCGTCCTTTGCCGGCCGATCCTTGGCCCCAAGGGCAAGCGCCCCCCAGCCGATCGACCCTCTATCCCGGTCAGCGGGGTGATCGCGTGGCCGTTCTGCAAGCCGCCCTCCAACGTCAGGGCCTGTTGCGCGCGCCCTATCAACCGGGGTATTACGGCCCTCTGACCGATCGAGCCGTTCGCAAATTACAGCGGGCCTGGGGCGTGCCGATCACCGGCATTGCCGATGCCAGGGTTTGGCGTTGGGTAGAAGGCAACCCCCAACGGCCCAGCCCACCCCCCAGACCAACCGTTGCGCCGATCCGGCCCGATCAGCCCCTGCAAACGGGCGATCGGGGGCCTTGGGTGGCCGAACTGCAAGCCCGGCTCCGCTGCCGAGGCTACTTTGACCACCGAATCACCGGCCACTTTGACGCAACCACCGCCACCGCCCTGCATCAGTTCCAGGGCGATCGGGGTTTGGCCCCCACTGGCCAGGCCGATGCCACCACCTGGGCCGCCCTGGCCCAGCGCAACCCAGCCACGAACACCACCGCGCGATCGATAGCCCTGCACCCACAACCGCTAGGCTAG
- a CDS encoding response regulator transcription factor, whose product MSAQLLLVDDEPSLREAVQAYLEDSGFTVRVARDATEGWEMVQQFAPDLVISDVMMPKVDGYQFLQQLRDDARFRSIPVVFLTAKGMTGDRIQGYSAGCDAYLSKPFDPDELVAIVENLLRRRDEVTAPTGDGEHDIADLARQIAEIKAILTQRGGITPTPPPIAVDLTPREQSVLNLVAEGLMNKEIARRLDTSVRNVEKYVSRLFSKTGTNSRTELVRFALEHGLTKN is encoded by the coding sequence ATGTCTGCTCAATTGCTGTTAGTTGATGATGAACCCAGTCTCCGGGAAGCGGTGCAAGCCTATCTAGAAGACAGTGGTTTCACGGTGCGTGTTGCCCGCGATGCCACCGAAGGATGGGAAATGGTGCAGCAATTTGCCCCGGATCTCGTCATTTCCGATGTGATGATGCCCAAGGTGGATGGCTACCAGTTTTTGCAGCAGTTGCGGGATGATGCCCGGTTTCGATCGATTCCCGTGGTTTTTCTGACCGCCAAGGGCATGACGGGCGATCGCATCCAAGGCTATAGCGCCGGTTGCGATGCCTATTTATCCAAACCCTTTGACCCCGATGAGCTGGTGGCGATCGTCGAAAACCTACTGCGCCGACGGGATGAAGTGACCGCCCCGACGGGTGATGGCGAACATGACATTGCTGATTTGGCTCGGCAAATTGCGGAAATCAAAGCCATCTTGACCCAACGCGGCGGCATCACCCCCACCCCGCCCCCGATCGCCGTGGATTTGACCCCTCGGGAACAAAGTGTTTTGAATTTGGTCGCCGAGGGGCTAATGAACAAGGAAATTGCTCGCCGGTTAGATACCAGCGTGCGCAATGTGGAAAAGTACGTCAGCCGCCTATTCAGCAAAACCGGCACCAACAGCCGCACCGAATTAGTCCGCTTTGCCCTGGAGCATGGTCTCACCAAAAACTAA
- a CDS encoding sensor histidine kinase, translating to MTDLVLIVDDTPTNLDVLSLTLSNSGFEVAIATSGERALQQVARCLPSLILLDVMMPGLDGFETCLRLKENPETAQVPVIFMTALTDIKSKMRGLEVGAVDYITKPFHTKEVLARIRTHLRLYHLTEKLAQEVENATTELRASQMQLVQSEKMSALGSLIAGVAHEINNPVGCILGNIQLAEDALGDLFKVIRGYQQELKEPSPELLKLLAQIDLDYLQEDLPKLLNSIKGSGERITTISRSLRTFSRMGSDRPQLFNVHDGIDSTLMILRHRLIYKKDRPAIEVVTNYDEIPDILCFPDQLNQVFMNILANAIDALDEMVSDWQETNPLPDVLKITIRTRVDGEFLSIKIGDNGKGIPEQIKPRIFEHLFTTKQIGKGTGLGLAIAHQIVTEKHLGTLTVESQVGQGTEFEIRLPTQLDVESEPA from the coding sequence ATGACGGATCTTGTGCTGATTGTTGATGACACCCCTACTAATTTAGATGTGTTGTCTTTGACCTTGAGTAATTCAGGATTTGAGGTGGCGATCGCAACGAGTGGTGAACGTGCTTTGCAGCAAGTTGCCAGGTGTTTGCCCAGCCTGATTTTGCTGGATGTCATGATGCCGGGACTGGATGGATTTGAAACTTGTCTGCGGTTAAAAGAAAATCCTGAAACTGCTCAAGTGCCGGTTATTTTTATGACCGCGCTCACGGATATTAAAAGTAAGATGCGCGGGCTGGAAGTGGGAGCCGTTGACTATATTACAAAACCGTTTCACACCAAAGAAGTGCTAGCTCGAATTAGAACCCATTTAAGGCTTTATCATTTAACAGAAAAATTAGCCCAAGAAGTTGAAAACGCGACCACTGAGCTACGAGCTTCGCAGATGCAGCTTGTGCAGAGTGAAAAAATGTCTGCCCTGGGAAGCCTCATTGCTGGTGTGGCCCATGAAATCAATAATCCTGTGGGCTGCATTCTCGGAAATATTCAGTTGGCAGAAGATGCGTTAGGCGACTTATTCAAAGTCATTAGGGGTTATCAACAGGAACTGAAGGAACCGAGTCCTGAGCTATTGAAACTGCTGGCTCAAATTGACTTGGATTATTTACAGGAAGATTTGCCGAAGTTGCTGAATTCGATTAAAGGCAGTGGTGAAAGAATTACGACAATTAGTCGTAGTCTGAGAACCTTTTCTAGAATGGGAAGCGATCGCCCACAGCTTTTCAATGTGCATGATGGCATTGACAGCACATTGATGATTTTGCGCCATCGACTAATTTACAAAAAAGATCGTCCAGCAATTGAAGTAGTGACAAATTATGATGAAATCCCAGATATTTTGTGTTTTCCAGATCAGTTAAATCAAGTTTTTATGAATATTTTAGCGAATGCCATTGATGCGCTGGATGAAATGGTCAGTGATTGGCAAGAGACTAATCCGCTGCCAGATGTGCTGAAAATTACAATTAGGACTCGGGTTGATGGCGAATTTTTGTCAATCAAGATTGGTGACAACGGCAAGGGAATTCCGGAGCAGATTAAGCCCCGAATTTTTGAGCATTTGTTTACGACGAAGCAAATTGGCAAAGGAACGGGTTTGGGACTGGCGATCGCCCATCAAATTGTGACCGAAAAGCACTTGGGTACTTTGACGGTGGAGTCTCAGGTGGGGCAAGGTACTGAGTTTGAAATTCGCTTGCCCACTCAGCTAGACGTTGAATCTGAGCCTGCTTAA
- a CDS encoding response regulator — translation MPFVLQILTAVGLVAFFSFKNGQQAVRNLASQLMDSTTQRVDAELDSYLKLPKQLLDATAKAVSTNQLNLSNPRARELYFWRQSSAFESISYIGCLLPSGAAAGAGRWIDPKQVTLYEHHPKINLAKEYSSDQYGKRSQELQRYFADPIDIDRSYAEINRKRGFSWGSVYEYVGKDLVVNPKLASELAQAIIESNYYIALGALYPLFDENNRLSSILSVDLQLDHISKFLRNLKISPSGQIFIIERNGLLIASSSRQPVFAKLGDQKTLRYSVKNIPDAIIQNTARKVQQQLGNFQEIHQGHTFMTSINQRQQFVQVTPWQDPDGIDWLIIITVPESDFMEAIDANTRMSLWLCFGTAVIVTVLSICTANWITNPVFSLQRASNAIASGNLNLLIKESKIVELQGLAQSFNQMATQLKHSFEILEDRVAERTAELEAAKIAADAANHAKSEFLANMSHELRTPLNGILGYAQILARSKALTDKDLHGIDVIYQCGSHLLTLIEDILDLAKIEARKLELDPKPVHLETFLQGVIEICRVRADQKNIEFYYQPDPNLPTGILVDEKRLRQVLINLMGNAIKFTDYGSVTLMINRVVSDSSHQSQLDLTTQDHCCLEFKVIDTGIGIAPKDIQKLFRSFEQVGESGRKAAGTGLGLAISQKIVSLMGGMIQIKSQLGAGSQFFFQLNVPLATDWLQESVKSMGEVVGYQGLKRSILIVDDVPDNRAVLRNLLESVGFLVIEADQGQQALGELERQLPDLIITDLSMPVMDGFELIRQIRRHQQWASLKVIVSSASVSQLDRQMSLDVGGDDFLEKPVKADRLFSLLAQHLGVMWQLEKQDSVQPASFDNPQDRIAPPLTELQSWLYLVQVGRLQKLVTVVESLLQESATTPDEHLDSSSYEPFARDVLHLAKQFKLEELEEMIQAAIVNS, via the coding sequence GTGCCCTTTGTGCTGCAAATTCTGACGGCCGTGGGACTCGTTGCTTTCTTCTCCTTTAAAAATGGCCAACAGGCAGTACGAAACTTAGCCAGCCAGCTTATGGATAGTACCACCCAGCGAGTTGACGCAGAACTCGACTCCTATCTAAAACTACCTAAGCAGTTGCTGGATGCTACCGCTAAAGCAGTTTCGACAAACCAACTAAATCTATCTAATCCCCGAGCTAGAGAACTATATTTTTGGCGACAGTCCTCTGCATTTGAATCCATTAGTTACATTGGCTGTCTACTACCCAGTGGTGCTGCGGCTGGGGCTGGGAGATGGATTGATCCAAAACAAGTCACTCTATATGAACACCATCCCAAAATTAATCTTGCTAAGGAATATAGTAGTGATCAATATGGCAAACGCTCTCAGGAATTACAGCGCTATTTTGCTGATCCTATCGATATTGATCGATCCTATGCAGAAATCAATCGTAAACGAGGATTTTCTTGGGGATCAGTTTATGAATATGTAGGAAAAGACTTAGTTGTTAATCCGAAGTTGGCCTCTGAATTAGCTCAAGCAATCATTGAATCAAATTACTATATTGCCCTAGGCGCTCTTTATCCATTGTTTGATGAAAATAATAGACTTTCAAGTATATTGTCAGTCGATTTACAATTAGATCATATTAGTAAATTCTTGCGAAATTTGAAAATTAGTCCTTCTGGGCAGATCTTTATTATTGAGCGTAATGGTCTATTAATTGCTAGCTCTAGTCGGCAACCGGTCTTTGCGAAATTAGGCGATCAAAAAACACTTCGCTATAGCGTCAAAAATATCCCTGACGCAATAATTCAAAATACGGCTCGGAAAGTTCAACAACAACTCGGCAACTTCCAAGAAATTCATCAGGGTCATACATTCATGACCTCCATTAATCAGCGTCAGCAATTTGTGCAAGTAACCCCCTGGCAGGATCCAGATGGCATCGATTGGCTCATCATTATCACAGTTCCAGAGTCAGATTTCATGGAGGCCATTGATGCCAACACACGCATGAGCCTGTGGCTCTGTTTTGGGACGGCTGTGATCGTCACTGTCTTGAGTATCTGCACGGCAAATTGGATCACTAATCCTGTTTTTAGCTTGCAGAGGGCAAGTAACGCGATCGCCAGTGGCAATCTTAATTTACTGATTAAGGAGAGTAAGATTGTTGAGCTTCAAGGCTTGGCGCAATCTTTTAATCAAATGGCAACTCAGCTAAAGCATTCCTTTGAAATTTTAGAGGATCGCGTGGCGGAAAGAACTGCGGAATTAGAAGCTGCAAAAATTGCGGCCGATGCAGCCAATCATGCCAAGAGTGAATTTTTGGCAAATATGAGCCATGAACTGCGAACACCACTGAATGGCATCTTAGGCTATGCCCAAATTTTGGCGCGATCGAAAGCGCTTACCGATAAAGATCTCCATGGTATTGATGTTATTTATCAATGTGGTTCGCATCTGCTGACTCTTATTGAGGACATTCTGGATCTGGCCAAAATTGAAGCTCGAAAGCTGGAGCTTGACCCAAAACCAGTTCACCTGGAAACTTTCCTCCAGGGGGTGATTGAAATTTGTCGGGTTCGTGCAGATCAAAAAAATATCGAATTTTACTATCAACCAGATCCTAATCTGCCAACAGGAATTTTAGTAGATGAAAAACGCTTAAGACAGGTACTCATTAATCTAATGGGTAATGCCATTAAATTTACTGACTATGGTTCCGTTACCTTAATGATTAATCGAGTGGTTTCTGACTCATCCCATCAGTCTCAGCTTGATTTAACCACTCAAGATCACTGCTGTTTGGAATTTAAAGTTATTGATACAGGAATTGGTATTGCACCAAAAGATATCCAGAAGTTATTCCGATCCTTTGAGCAAGTAGGTGAATCAGGGCGAAAAGCAGCAGGCACCGGTTTGGGCTTGGCTATTAGCCAAAAAATTGTCTCCCTGATGGGTGGAATGATTCAAATCAAGAGCCAACTGGGTGCAGGAAGTCAGTTTTTCTTTCAACTGAATGTTCCCCTAGCAACAGATTGGTTGCAGGAGTCGGTGAAATCCATGGGTGAAGTGGTGGGTTATCAAGGTCTGAAACGCTCTATTTTGATTGTTGATGATGTTCCAGATAATCGAGCGGTTTTGCGGAATTTATTAGAGTCAGTTGGCTTTTTAGTCATAGAAGCGGATCAAGGGCAACAGGCTTTAGGAGAATTGGAACGCCAACTACCCGACTTGATCATTACGGATTTGTCAATGCCTGTGATGGATGGGTTTGAACTGATTCGACAGATCCGTCGTCATCAACAATGGGCCAGCTTAAAGGTCATTGTTTCGTCGGCTTCCGTGTCCCAGCTCGATCGACAAATGAGTCTAGATGTTGGTGGCGATGATTTTCTGGAAAAGCCAGTCAAGGCCGATCGCCTCTTTAGTCTTCTGGCTCAACATTTGGGCGTGATGTGGCAACTGGAAAAGCAAGACTCGGTGCAGCCCGCTTCATTCGACAACCCACAAGACCGAATCGCTCCCCCCCTCACAGAACTACAATCCTGGTTGTATTTGGTGCAGGTCGGCCGTCTTCAAAAGTTAGTCACTGTGGTGGAATCACTGCTGCAAGAATCTGCCACAACCCCAGATGAGCATCTGGATTCCAGTTCCTATGAGCCTTTTGCACGAGATGTGTTGCACTTAGCCAAGCAGTTTAAATTAGAAGAGCTTGAGGAAATGATTCAGGCTGCGATTGTTAATTCCTAG
- the glmS gene encoding glutamine--fructose-6-phosphate transaminase (isomerizing), whose amino-acid sequence MCGIVGYIGTQPAVSILLEGLRKLEYRGYDSAGIATVWEGQLHTIRAQGKLYNLQAKLEGWEMPARLGIGHTRWATHGKPEERNAHPHMDPTQTIAVVQNGIIENYRELQELLIAEGASFSSETDTEVVPHLIARCWRELAQESASGWLSGSRLMEATRRAIGQLKGAFALAIVAADSPDELIVVRQQAPISIGFGQGEFFCASDTPAIVPYTRAVLHLDNGEIARLTPLGVEIYSFEGDRRVKYPHLLNWSSTQVEKGGYRHYMLKEIFEQPGVVRDCLAAYFGGITPTPNCSADGSPVTLGLPAEWLQDVQQIQILACGTSWHASLVGKYLLEGLAGVPTSVQYASEFRSAPSPAGPCTLTIGVTQSGETADTLAALEVDRERRAQLAPEFQARLIGISNRPENTIGRIADYVIPTHAGIEIGVAATKTFVTQLLAFYALAIDLGVRRGTLAVDRANVLIEGLHQLPRHIEHILDKQNAKIEALAHEFSETRDFIFIGRGLNFPIALEGALKLKEISYIHAEGYPAGELKHGPIALLDDKVPVVAIATPGNVYDKVMSNAQEARARDARLIGVVAEGDALAADLFNPSISVPVTDEWLFPVLNVVPLQLLSYYIAARRGLDVDQPRNLAKSVTVE is encoded by the coding sequence GTGTGCGGTATTGTCGGCTATATCGGAACCCAACCTGCGGTCAGCATTCTGCTTGAAGGGCTGCGCAAACTGGAATATCGCGGCTATGATTCGGCGGGAATTGCCACCGTTTGGGAAGGGCAACTACACACCATTCGGGCCCAAGGCAAACTCTACAACCTCCAAGCCAAGCTGGAGGGCTGGGAAATGCCCGCCCGCTTGGGCATTGGGCACACCCGCTGGGCCACCCACGGCAAGCCCGAGGAGCGCAACGCCCACCCGCATATGGATCCAACCCAAACCATTGCGGTGGTGCAGAACGGAATTATTGAAAACTACCGTGAACTGCAAGAGTTGCTGATTGCCGAAGGGGCCAGCTTCAGTTCTGAGACGGACACGGAAGTGGTTCCCCATCTGATCGCCCGTTGTTGGCGAGAGTTGGCGCAGGAGTCGGCCAGTGGTTGGTTGAGTGGGTCGCGCCTGATGGAGGCCACGCGCCGGGCGATCGGGCAGTTGAAAGGGGCTTTTGCGCTGGCAATTGTGGCGGCTGATTCACCCGACGAGTTGATTGTGGTGCGGCAACAGGCTCCCATCTCGATCGGGTTTGGACAGGGGGAATTTTTCTGTGCATCGGACACCCCCGCGATCGTGCCCTACACCCGCGCTGTTTTGCACCTGGACAATGGTGAAATCGCCCGTTTAACGCCGCTGGGGGTTGAAATTTACAGCTTTGAGGGCGATCGCCGGGTGAAATATCCCCACTTGCTCAACTGGAGTTCCACCCAAGTTGAAAAAGGCGGCTATCGCCACTACATGCTCAAGGAAATCTTTGAGCAACCGGGCGTGGTGCGCGATTGTCTCGCGGCTTATTTTGGCGGCATCACTCCCACCCCCAACTGTTCCGCCGACGGGTCGCCGGTCACCTTGGGGCTGCCCGCAGAATGGCTGCAGGATGTGCAGCAAATTCAAATCCTGGCCTGTGGCACCAGTTGGCACGCCAGCTTGGTGGGTAAGTATTTGTTGGAAGGGCTGGCCGGTGTGCCCACCTCGGTACAATATGCCTCGGAGTTTCGATCGGCCCCATCCCCAGCAGGCCCTTGCACCCTGACGATCGGGGTGACCCAATCGGGCGAAACGGCCGACACCTTGGCAGCCCTGGAGGTCGATCGCGAGCGTCGGGCCCAGTTGGCCCCGGAATTCCAGGCGCGATTGATTGGGATCAGCAACCGACCGGAAAACACGATCGGGCGGATTGCCGATTACGTGATTCCAACCCACGCGGGCATTGAAATCGGTGTAGCTGCCACCAAAACCTTCGTCACGCAGTTGCTCGCCTTCTATGCCCTGGCCATTGATTTGGGCGTGCGGCGGGGAACCCTGGCGGTCGATCGCGCCAATGTTCTGATTGAAGGGCTGCACCAACTGCCCCGCCACATTGAACATATCCTGGACAAACAAAACGCCAAAATTGAAGCCCTGGCCCACGAATTTAGCGAAACTCGCGACTTTATTTTCATTGGGCGCGGTCTCAACTTCCCGATCGCCCTGGAAGGGGCCCTCAAGCTGAAGGAAATCAGCTACATTCACGCGGAAGGCTACCCGGCCGGCGAACTGAAACACGGCCCGATCGCCCTGTTGGATGACAAAGTGCCCGTCGTGGCGATCGCGACCCCTGGCAATGTTTACGACAAGGTGATGTCCAACGCCCAAGAGGCCCGGGCCCGCGATGCTCGGCTCATTGGCGTGGTGGCGGAAGGGGATGCCCTCGCGGCCGATCTTTTCAACCCGTCCATCTCGGTTCCCGTCACCGATGAGTGGCTGTTTCCGGTCTTGAACGTTGTGCCCCTGCAACTGCTGTCCTACTACATCGCCGCCCGTCGGGGCTTGGATGTGGATCAACCGCGCAATTTGGCTAAATCCGTCACGGTGGAATAG
- a CDS encoding 16S rRNA (uracil(1498)-N(3))-methyltransferase: MKELQRLAIDPAQWHGGQIQFTADQDRYLRRVLRLEPGDRLVALLPEPIGDSRWWLVGLGSTGATALKPLPEPIEPIQTLTLLAALPKGSGFDEVVRQATELGVTEIVPVLSDRTLMQPNGNRLERWRRIAREAAEQSERAAIPMVTEPLAWPAAIAQMVEHDGRFLCVARRSAPHLWQALQLLADPVPNPTSAPASAQSQSPRAIALAVGPEGGWTPAEVDQALAAGWQVVSLGGRVLRAVTAPLAALAIVNAWGETIAHGLAPSAVD; encoded by the coding sequence ATGAAGGAACTCCAACGCTTGGCGATCGACCCGGCCCAATGGCATGGGGGCCAAATTCAGTTCACCGCCGACCAAGATCGCTATCTGCGGCGGGTGTTGCGGTTGGAACCGGGCGATCGACTGGTGGCCCTGCTGCCGGAGCCAATCGGGGACAGCCGTTGGTGGTTGGTTGGTCTCGGGTCCACGGGAGCCACCGCCCTGAAACCCCTGCCGGAGCCGATCGAACCCATCCAAACCCTGACGCTGTTGGCGGCTTTGCCCAAGGGATCGGGGTTTGATGAGGTGGTGCGGCAGGCGACGGAGTTGGGTGTCACGGAGATTGTGCCGGTGCTGAGCGATCGCACGCTGATGCAACCCAATGGCAACCGGCTGGAACGGTGGCGACGCATTGCCCGAGAGGCCGCCGAGCAATCCGAGCGGGCCGCAATTCCGATGGTAACCGAGCCGCTGGCTTGGCCCGCCGCGATCGCCCAGATGGTCGAACATGACGGGCGGTTTCTTTGCGTGGCTCGGCGATCGGCTCCCCACCTTTGGCAGGCTTTGCAATTGCTGGCTGATCCTGTGCCCAACCCAACTTCAGCCCCCGCTTCAGCACAATCCCAGTCTCCACGGGCGATCGCCCTGGCCGTGGGGCCAGAGGGAGGCTGGACTCCAGCGGAGGTAGACCAGGCCTTAGCGGCTGGTTGGCAGGTGGTTTCTTTGGGTGGGCGGGTTTTGCGGGCCGTGACGGCTCCGTTGGCGGCTCTGGCGATTGTGAATGCTTGGGGCGAAACGATCGCCCATGGGCTGGCCCCTTCAGCCGTTGATTAA
- the murQ gene encoding N-acetylmuramic acid 6-phosphate etherase: protein MCAAAIDRGHLLTEQANPNSEALDQLSSLELVDLFNQEDAKTLAAIAQAREPLARAIDLAAVALAQGGRLFYIGAGTSGRLGVLDASECPPTFCTDPELVQGIIAGGPPALLRSSEALEDRAEDGAAAMAERSVGDRDLVVGITAGGTTPYVQGALIEAAHRGAKTVFLACVPIDQVPPPGGSVDVDLRLLVGPEILAGSTRLKSGTVTKMALNILSTGTMVKLGKVYGNRMVDVSVTNSKLRDRAVRMVRDLANLNRAEAEDLLDRSGNRVKTALLMHWAGVDRPQAEQFLTQGGGQLRQALTLAQSASSPA, encoded by the coding sequence ATGTGTGCTGCTGCGATCGACCGAGGCCATTTGCTGACGGAACAGGCTAACCCCAACAGCGAGGCACTGGATCAACTGTCTTCCTTGGAACTGGTGGATTTGTTTAACCAGGAAGATGCCAAAACCCTGGCGGCGATCGCCCAGGCGCGGGAACCCCTGGCCCGAGCGATCGACCTCGCGGCAGTGGCCTTGGCCCAGGGCGGGCGACTGTTTTATATCGGCGCAGGCACCAGCGGCCGACTGGGAGTGCTGGATGCGTCGGAATGTCCACCCACCTTTTGCACGGATCCCGAACTGGTGCAGGGCATCATTGCCGGGGGGCCGCCAGCCCTGTTGCGCAGTTCCGAAGCCTTGGAAGATCGAGCAGAAGATGGGGCCGCAGCCATGGCCGAGCGATCGGTGGGCGATCGGGATCTGGTGGTGGGAATCACGGCCGGCGGCACAACCCCCTACGTCCAAGGCGCGTTGATCGAAGCGGCCCACCGGGGAGCGAAAACGGTCTTTTTGGCCTGCGTCCCGATCGACCAAGTGCCGCCGCCCGGTGGTTCGGTGGATGTGGATTTGCGATTGCTGGTGGGGCCAGAAATCTTGGCCGGTTCCACCCGGCTGAAGTCGGGAACCGTGACCAAAATGGCCCTGAATATCCTGTCCACCGGGACCATGGTCAAGCTGGGCAAGGTCTATGGCAATCGGATGGTGGATGTGTCAGTCACCAACAGCAAGCTCCGTGATCGGGCGGTGCGCATGGTGCGCGACTTGGCCAACCTGAACCGTGCCGAGGCGGAAGATCTGCTGGATCGATCGGGCAACCGCGTCAAAACCGCCCTGTTGATGCATTGGGCCGGAGTCGATCGGCCCCAGGCAGAACAGTTCCTCACCCAAGGGGGCGGCCAACTGCGGCAAGCCTTGACCTTAGCCCAAAGCGCCAGCAGCCCCGCGTAA